The following is a genomic window from Chthoniobacterales bacterium.
GGCGTCTCCACCCGCAAAGTCACCAAAATCGTCGAGGAACTCTGCGGGCATTCCGTCAGTTCCACCCAGGTCAGCACCGCCGCCGCCAAACTCGATGCCGAACTCCAATCCTGGCGGGACCGCCCTCTGGGAAGCTGTTCCTACATGATCTTGGACGCCAGATACGAAAAGGTCCGGCAGGGCGGCCAGCTCTTGGACTGCGCCGTGCTCATCGCCATCGGGATCGGCCCCGATGGGAAACGCTCCGTTCTCGGCGTCAGCGCCGCCCTCAGCGAGGCCGAGGTTCACTGGCGCACCTTCCTTGCCTCCCTTCAATCCCGAGGGCTTCACGGCCTCACATTCATCGTCAGCGATGCCCATCCCGGCCTCGCCGCGGCCCGTGCCGCCGTCTTCCCCTCTGTTCCCTGGCAGCGTTGCCAGTTCCACCTCCAGCAGAACGCCCAAGCTTACGTTCCCCGTCTCGACATGCGCGCCAGCGTGGCCGCCGACATCCGCTCCATCTTCAACTGCCCGGATCTCCCTTCCGCCCAATCCCGGCTCTGTCATCTCGTCGCTTCCTACGCCAAATCCGCTCCGAAACTTTCCGCATGGATGGAGAAAAATATCCCGGAGGGCTTCGCCGTCTTCTCTCTCCCCCTCGCACACCAGCGCCGCATGCGCACAAGCAACGCCCTCGAACGCGTCAACCAAGAACTCAAGCGCCGAACCCGCGTCGCCTCCCTCTTTCCCAACGAGGCTTCCCTGCTCCGCCTCGTCTCCGCTCTCCTCTGCGAAATCAGCGAAGAGTGGCTCGCCGGAAAAATCTACCTCAACATGAACCCTGCTGACCTACCCCAAAATTAACCGCTAACTTTTACAGAAAAAAAATTGCGCCGCCGCTGCAAGTCACGGCTGCAGTTCCAGACGCACGTTGTCGAGCAGGATCACGGACTCGCCGCCGTCATTGGCCAACGGGGTGAACAAGATTTGGGGAGGTGCTTTCATGGGTCTATGGGAAAATCAACAGTAATCGATTGCATATAAATGACATTTCTGCCCCCCAGCAAGCAATATATTGCGCGTGCAAGTTCCACTGGAAAAGTTTCGTCAGCAGCCCGAGTGAATCCGCTCAAACTTCAGATATCGTAACTCGCACGCGATTCCAGTTTGCACGGCCCCATGGCGAAATTGAAAAATCCGACGAGGGCGAAAGGAAAATAGCG
Proteins encoded in this region:
- a CDS encoding IS256 family transposase; the protein is YERCDGRLGRANGFKPKTLATRVGPIQFRVPQVRDGVDFYPSALEKGIRSERALMLSLAEMYVQGVSTRKVTKIVEELCGHSVSSTQVSTAAAKLDAELQSWRDRPLGSCSYMILDARYEKVRQGGQLLDCAVLIAIGIGPDGKRSVLGVSAALSEAEVHWRTFLASLQSRGLHGLTFIVSDAHPGLAAARAAVFPSVPWQRCQFHLQQNAQAYVPRLDMRASVAADIRSIFNCPDLPSAQSRLCHLVASYAKSAPKLSAWMEKNIPEGFAVFSLPLAHQRRMRTSNALERVNQELKRRTRVASLFPNEASLLRLVSALLCEISEEWLAGKIYLNMNPADLPQN